TGATCCGAGTCATTTGGGGTGTGATCGGGCCGCGCCACGCCCGTTTCAGCCATTTTATCCCTTCGCCGCGAATTTTTCTGGACTATTCCGGCAAGCTGCTGCGGGGCCGGGCACCGCGCTATCTTGGCCACAACCCCGCCGGTGGAGCCATGATCGCCGCCCTGTTGCTGGCGCTGACGGGGACCGTGACTACCGGGCTCATGGTCTACGGGGCCAAGGAGAAGGCGGGGCCGCTGGCCGGCTGGTACGCTGCTGCCGAGCCGGGGCCCTCCCTGATCGCCCGGGCCGATGATGGTAGCGAGGCGGAGGATGGTGAGCATGAGGAGGCCGAGGTGCTGGAAGAACTGCACGAATTCTTTGCCAACCTGACCCTGATCCTGGTGGGCCTGCACGTCCTGGGCATCCTTGTTTCCAGCATCGCCCACCGAGAGAACCTGGTCCGGGCCATGGTCACCGGCCGCAAGCGGGCCAAGGGACCGGGGGACCGCTCATGAGCCGCAGGCAGGCCTTTTTCCTGGCCTGGGTCGCCCTGCTCCTCCTCTCCCTGGGGATCGTGCTTGGGGCCAACCAGGCCCGGGCCGGGGAGGGGCTGGAGGAGCTGCGCGAGCTCCACCAGGAGGGGGCGATCCAGTCCCTGGAGGTGGTTCTGGAACGGGCCCGGGAGCGGGTGCCCGGGGGGCGTCTGGTGGAGGCGGAACTCCACCGAGAGGGGGACCAGCTCCTGTACGAGGTGGAGTTCATCGATCAACAGGGCGTGTTGCGGGAGCTGTTCTTCGATGCCCGGGATGGCACCTATATCCCCGGCGAGCCGGTCCGGGAAGAGCAGGAGGACCACTGATGCGAGTCCTGGTGGTGGAAGATGACTCCGAGCTGGGCGCTCACCTCCGGGATGCCCTGCGCGAGGCCGGCTATGCCGCCGATATCACCACCGACGGTGAAGAGGCGGCCTACCTCGGGCGCGAGGAGCCCTACGATGCGGTGGTGCTGGATCTGGGCCTGCCGGGCCGCTCCGGGCTGCAGGTGCTCGAGGAGTGGCGGCAGGGCGGGGTGGAGCTGCCGGTGCTCATCCTCACCGCCCGCGATGCCTGGTACGAGCGGGTGGAGGGGTTCGAGGCCGGAGCCGATGATTACCTCGGCAAGCCGTTCCACACGGAAGAGCTGCTCGCCCGGTTGGCCGCCCTGCTTCGGCGCCATCACGGCCGGGCCG
This region of Thiohalospira halophila DSM 15071 genomic DNA includes:
- a CDS encoding cytochrome b/b6 domain-containing protein → MVGTSKHAESQTRVWDPWVRISHWTLAAAFFGAYFIVEEPLAVHVWLGYLVGALLLIRVIWGVIGPRHARFSHFIPSPRIFLDYSGKLLRGRAPRYLGHNPAGGAMIAALLLALTGTVTTGLMVYGAKEKAGPLAGWYAAAEPGPSLIARADDGSEAEDGEHEEAEVLEELHEFFANLTLILVGLHVLGILVSSIAHRENLVRAMVTGRKRAKGPGDRS
- a CDS encoding PepSY domain-containing protein, with the translated sequence MSRRQAFFLAWVALLLLSLGIVLGANQARAGEGLEELRELHQEGAIQSLEVVLERARERVPGGRLVEAELHREGDQLLYEVEFIDQQGVLRELFFDARDGTYIPGEPVREEQEDH
- a CDS encoding response regulator transcription factor — its product is MRVLVVEDDSELGAHLRDALREAGYAADITTDGEEAAYLGREEPYDAVVLDLGLPGRSGLQVLEEWRQGGVELPVLILTARDAWYERVEGFEAGADDYLGKPFHTEELLARLAALLRRHHGRAGGPLAVAGLRLDESRQVVVTSDGAEHELTGTEFRLLRYLMLNPGRVLSKTALTEHVYEYDAERDSNVVEVYIRRLRCKVGSDRIRTRRGQGYELVVD